A window from Corynebacterium accolens encodes these proteins:
- a CDS encoding class I SAM-dependent methyltransferase, whose amino-acid sequence MTSPSHANQSHWDDDAVSYHAEHPEYLSSFYWCPEMLHEADAQLLGDVSSAAVLEIGCGSAACTQWLSTRARFVTGCDISRGMLAHAEPGLALTQADALALPYATDSFDVAFSAFGAFPFLADLDAALAEVARVVHPGGRFVFSVTHPMRWIFPDDPTSLTAEISYFDRAYLEHDSTGTLTYAEFHRTISDWFRALQGRGPFLIEDIIEPEWPEGLETTWGQWSPQRGEIFPGSMIFICHAYS is encoded by the coding sequence GTGACTTCACCCTCTCACGCCAATCAATCCCACTGGGATGATGATGCGGTCTCTTACCATGCCGAGCACCCCGAGTACCTTTCCTCTTTTTATTGGTGCCCAGAAATGCTGCACGAGGCCGATGCGCAGCTGCTTGGCGATGTCTCCTCCGCCGCCGTCCTCGAAATCGGCTGCGGGTCTGCCGCCTGCACCCAATGGCTCAGCACCCGCGCCCGATTTGTCACCGGCTGCGATATTTCCCGCGGCATGCTCGCCCACGCAGAACCTGGTCTGGCACTCACCCAAGCCGATGCACTGGCACTTCCCTACGCCACCGATTCCTTTGACGTGGCGTTTTCCGCCTTCGGTGCATTCCCCTTCCTCGCCGATCTTGATGCCGCGCTCGCGGAAGTTGCCCGCGTTGTACACCCAGGCGGGCGCTTCGTCTTCTCCGTGACCCACCCAATGCGCTGGATCTTCCCCGACGATCCCACCAGCCTTACCGCAGAGATCAGCTACTTCGACCGCGCCTACCTGGAACACGATTCCACCGGGACGCTCACCTACGCCGAATTTCACCGCACCATCAGCGATTGGTTCCGCGCGCTTCAAGGTCGCGGCCCGTTTCTCATCGAGGACATCATAGAACCGGAATGGCCCGAAGGCTTAGAAACCACCTGGGGTCAGTGGTCCCCGCAACGCGGGGAGATTTTCCCAGGCAGCATGATTTTCATCTGCCACGCCTACAGCTAA